The following are from one region of the Methanobacterium veterum genome:
- a CDS encoding MarR family winged helix-turn-helix transcriptional regulator: protein MHHAKKLLENTPEDIPLGVFISIIHRTRIIHLNNEMKDLELTAGQVPFLIHLSHKEGITQDDLAVHLHIDKGTVARALKKLEDNGFIYREINPQNRRKYLLFLTEKGRQIVPKIHQIDNEWEKSVCFDLSDTEYSHLIKTLQTLATKSLEKVHKNGEK from the coding sequence ATGCATCACGCTAAAAAACTACTAGAAAACACTCCCGAAGATATTCCACTCGGAGTATTCATATCCATAATACACAGAACCCGCATAATACATTTAAACAACGAAATGAAAGATTTAGAACTTACTGCAGGTCAGGTACCGTTCCTCATTCATTTATCACACAAAGAAGGCATAACACAGGACGATCTCGCAGTTCATTTACACATCGACAAGGGAACAGTTGCCCGCGCTTTAAAAAAGCTGGAAGACAATGGATTTATATACCGCGAGATAAATCCGCAAAACCGTCGGAAATATCTTCTTTTTTTAACTGAAAAGGGAAGACAAATAGTACCTAAAATTCATCAAATTGATAATGAATGGGAAAAATCAGTCTGCTTCGACTTATCAGATACAGAATACTCCCACCTAATTAAGACATTACAAACACTGGCTACAAAAAGCCTTGAAAAAGTACATAAAAATGGTGAAAAATAA
- a CDS encoding S24/S26 family peptidase → MKSKTAIIIGAIIFIIAAASAATFLSGQSTDTTINSSNQQQSEPIVQNEIGITVKTDGKNVTVQATSVPADVQVPSKMITEMKNKAYNDIQSYSSTSSSLKSDMQTIAKKYNFTANVTLTSQFGTNQLPFLAIVSGTSMIPTLKDGQEVIALKTKNIKVGDIVISRHPTYGLIVKRVATIENSKVYLKSDNREISNYIKETTLSDGVVEISNITKTPLDTWRSISDIVGVVKFY, encoded by the coding sequence TTGAAATCAAAAACAGCGATAATAATAGGGGCAATTATATTCATTATAGCTGCAGCTTCAGCAGCTACTTTTTTATCTGGACAATCCACCGATACCACCATAAACTCATCAAACCAGCAGCAATCAGAACCCATAGTACAGAATGAAATAGGTATAACTGTAAAAACCGACGGGAAAAACGTAACAGTTCAAGCAACATCGGTTCCTGCAGATGTCCAGGTGCCATCCAAAATGATTACAGAAATGAAAAATAAAGCATACAATGACATTCAAAGCTATTCCAGTACTTCCAGCAGCTTAAAATCAGACATGCAAACTATTGCAAAGAAATATAATTTTACTGCAAATGTTACCTTAACTTCACAATTTGGAACTAATCAACTGCCATTTTTAGCAATTGTAAGTGGAACTTCCATGATTCCAACCTTAAAAGATGGCCAGGAAGTTATAGCTCTCAAAACAAAAAATATCAAAGTAGGAGATATAGTAATATCCAGACACCCTACCTACGGCCTTATAGTAAAAAGAGTGGCCACCATAGAAAACAGTAAAGTGTATTTGAAAAGTGACAACAGGGAAATATCCAACTACATCAAAGAAACAACACTTTCTGATGGAGTAGTAGAAATTTCAAACATTACAAAGACTCCACTTGATACATGGCGTTCCATAAGTGACATAGTGGGAGTAGTGAAATTTTACTAA
- a CDS encoding M24 family metallopeptidase, whose product MNKVPSTELEDRMTRFKAQMDISNPEWEITAIFSKINQYYFTGTMQDGMLLIPRDGEATFWVRRSFERATYESLFPQIKSMKSFRDAAKSVDKLPDTVYIETETVPLALYSRFQKHFPFKDVKPADTSIAAVRAVKSEYELGLMRKAGEIHQCVLEDTVPGMLVEGMSEADLAAELFKVMVDEGYQGITRFGMFDTEMVLGHIGFGESSIYPSYFDGASGNYGMGPAVPLLGSRERKLKKGDLVYIDIGSGVEGYNTDKTMTYMFGSSLPQYAIDIHNKCVDIQNEIAAMLKPGAIPSQIYKHIMNSLDEDFLQNFMGFGDRKVKFLGHGIGLLIDELPVIAERFDSPIQEGMAFAVEPKNGIKDIGMVGIENTFTVTAAGGKSITGNNPGLIPVF is encoded by the coding sequence ATGAATAAAGTACCTTCAACTGAACTGGAAGACCGCATGACACGTTTTAAAGCACAGATGGATATATCCAATCCAGAATGGGAAATAACCGCAATTTTCAGTAAAATAAATCAATATTATTTTACAGGAACTATGCAGGATGGAATGCTGCTTATTCCAAGAGATGGTGAAGCCACATTCTGGGTACGGCGTAGCTTTGAAAGAGCAACTTATGAATCACTATTTCCACAGATAAAATCCATGAAAAGTTTTAGAGATGCTGCAAAAAGTGTAGATAAACTTCCAGACACAGTTTATATTGAAACTGAAACAGTTCCATTGGCATTATATAGTCGATTTCAAAAGCATTTTCCTTTTAAGGATGTTAAACCTGCAGATACCAGTATCGCTGCTGTAAGAGCTGTTAAAAGTGAATATGAACTGGGTTTAATGAGAAAAGCAGGTGAAATCCACCAGTGCGTGCTGGAGGATACAGTACCTGGAATGCTGGTTGAGGGAATGAGCGAAGCAGACCTTGCAGCAGAGCTGTTTAAAGTTATGGTAGATGAAGGATATCAAGGAATAACTCGTTTTGGCATGTTTGATACTGAAATGGTACTTGGCCATATTGGTTTTGGTGAAAGTTCAATTTATCCATCCTATTTTGACGGGGCCAGTGGAAATTACGGGATGGGTCCAGCAGTGCCTCTTCTTGGAAGCCGTGAGCGGAAGCTGAAAAAGGGAGACCTGGTATATATCGATATTGGATCCGGAGTAGAAGGTTATAATACAGATAAAACCATGACATACATGTTCGGCAGTTCTCTTCCCCAGTACGCCATAGATATCCACAACAAATGTGTGGATATACAAAATGAAATAGCAGCAATGCTAAAACCTGGAGCAATTCCATCACAAATTTATAAACACATAATGAACAGTTTAGATGAGGATTTTCTACAGAATTTCATGGGATTTGGTGACCGTAAGGTCAAGTTTTTAGGCCACGGGATAGGTTTACTAATCGATGAACTGCCAGTAATAGCAGAAAGATTTGATAGCCCCATTCAGGAAGGAATGGCCTTTGCAGTAGAACCCAAAAATGGAATTAAAGATATTGGAATGGTAGGGATTGAAAACACATTTACAGTAACTGCTGCAGGTGGTAAAAGCATCACTGGAAATAACCCTGGCTTAATTCCAGTATTCTAA
- a CDS encoding rubredoxin translates to MKYQCIVCGYIYDPEKGDERSNIPPGTPFEDLPEGWKCPKCRAGKFLFKPLE, encoded by the coding sequence ATGAAATATCAATGTATTGTTTGTGGTTATATATACGATCCAGAGAAAGGAGATGAACGTTCTAATATTCCGCCGGGTACACCCTTTGAAGATTTACCTGAAGGGTGGAAATGCCCTAAATGTCGAGCCGGAAAATTCCTGTTTAAGCCTTTAGAATAA
- a CDS encoding transglutaminase-like domain-containing protein → MRIKKELYIIFTFLISLSLVFGSISHNFGELSNIHPETWNKSCNNSTGQGNFTLEPNNSTNQSITPINQTIINDTSPKNQSIDDILFDSISLNLFKAGLNPDVIDEAAGDSTGINRTLNQTGELPPIKVKVSLAKCLKPTSTAQSNDPHIKALAAKITQGATTKYEKAVRIFNWVRDNLDYSFYYNTKYGAVKTLKNKEGNCVDLSHLLVALSRAAGIPARYVHVTAEFASGRVCGHVFVQAYIKGKWYNMDASNNINEFNVINNWYKVTAAIKGIYTKLPF, encoded by the coding sequence ATGAGAATAAAAAAGGAACTATATATAATTTTTACATTTTTAATATCATTATCTCTAGTTTTTGGAAGCATATCCCATAATTTTGGGGAATTATCAAATATACATCCCGAAACATGGAATAAAAGCTGCAATAACAGTACAGGACAAGGAAATTTCACATTAGAACCAAATAACTCAACTAACCAGAGCATAACTCCAATTAACCAGACTATAATAAATGATACCTCACCAAAAAATCAAAGTATCGATGATATACTCTTTGACAGCATATCATTAAATCTATTTAAAGCAGGACTAAATCCAGACGTTATAGATGAAGCTGCTGGAGATTCAACAGGCATAAATAGAACTTTAAATCAAACTGGAGAATTACCTCCAATTAAAGTGAAGGTATCACTTGCAAAATGCCTTAAACCAACATCCACTGCCCAGTCAAATGATCCCCATATCAAGGCCCTGGCAGCAAAAATAACACAAGGTGCGACCACCAAATATGAAAAGGCGGTTCGGATATTTAACTGGGTAAGAGACAACCTGGACTATTCCTTTTATTATAATACAAAATATGGTGCTGTAAAAACCCTTAAAAATAAAGAAGGAAATTGTGTTGACCTTTCTCATCTTTTGGTGGCTCTTTCAAGGGCAGCAGGGATTCCTGCACGCTATGTCCATGTCACTGCAGAATTTGCAAGCGGCCGTGTCTGCGGACATGTTTTTGTCCAGGCCTACATCAAGGGTAAATGGTACAATATGGATGCAAGCAACAATATAAATGAGTTTAATGTTATCAATAATTGGTATAAAGTTACAGCGGCAATAAAAGGCATTTATACAAAACTGCCTTTTTAA
- a CDS encoding pseudomurein-binding repeat-containing protein encodes MTSEKMGGSIMKRLSLLLVLLITCGALFNVNTIYAATENSQIPPNYDDTNLVLNNTTDAQSNATIQNTTGSTQKNVTEPVNNTTVTNQSTTPNSTNSNQNSGLTLKSFSVTSVKNSTDTTGDKYKNISAIWLNAEDAANLNVTKIKNTGITDIFVKCNIYSSTYQNTLKNVVSMFKNSGIRINAWVTCFLDANSKWINPAGTTYTYTVKVTKKVPVKTPYKYWYKSWYKYRGHWYYKWKYVWKTKTTYKNVTTTQKKTGLNTTYNTKVLNATTNMVKNCGIDGVNLDYLRYPGTAYKYTNSSQIITSFVKSIYNSVKSINSSVAVSADLMPEGKMNAYYYGQNYTQLAKYLDFMVPLVYKGNFGYNSSKGTSSSGKNGTNWIGSSIAYIVSQSNGTPVVAGLQAYRSANNQTAIPLNELQNDIDSAVKNGASGYALFRYGKITEAFFKNSTSITFTSEQIQNAAAGLRAYIETNSKLPAYVTIGTTQVSIEDLLNLMVTNVLQLNSGNKTPLTFKNISSPGNPTGDLVTGSITKTEYLNITQRIKSFIDANNAAPNYASSSLGNIQYESLVYMYSKILDFYSITNGLPNYVSVKAWTALTPVIEARPVYITSDNIINTVADTNRTNTIVNALEALGLTAVNWGLGPNSHYSVLQNSTVPANALIVDIYGGACAGTIYEMGQDYYKKLVGAKKVFSVWLAPYSTDITNLAWLPRSKDDDFDPPSFTGLANPDQYLASNGYEYIYSGDLSAIINRIYQEATEPIE; translated from the coding sequence ATGACATCTGAAAAAATGGGAGGCAGTATAATGAAGCGACTTTCGTTGCTTTTAGTGCTCCTTATTACATGTGGAGCACTCTTTAATGTAAATACCATATATGCCGCCACAGAAAATTCACAGATACCACCTAACTACGATGACACAAACCTTGTTCTTAACAACACAACAGATGCACAATCTAACGCGACGATTCAAAATACAACAGGATCTACACAAAAAAATGTAACAGAACCTGTTAATAACACTACAGTGACGAACCAGTCAACGACTCCAAATTCAACAAATTCCAATCAAAACAGTGGATTAACTCTTAAAAGCTTTAGTGTAACAAGCGTCAAAAATTCTACCGACACCACAGGAGATAAATATAAAAATATTAGCGCAATTTGGCTAAACGCCGAAGATGCAGCTAATTTAAATGTAACTAAAATTAAAAACACCGGAATTACAGATATATTCGTTAAGTGTAATATTTATTCCAGCACTTACCAGAATACCCTGAAAAATGTTGTATCCATGTTCAAAAACAGTGGAATACGGATAAATGCATGGGTAACATGCTTTTTAGATGCAAACAGCAAATGGATCAACCCTGCAGGGACAACCTACACATACACTGTAAAAGTGACCAAAAAAGTTCCAGTAAAGACTCCTTATAAATACTGGTACAAATCATGGTACAAATACAGGGGGCACTGGTACTACAAATGGAAATACGTCTGGAAAACCAAAACAACGTATAAAAATGTCACAACCACCCAAAAGAAAACAGGCTTAAATACCACCTATAATACCAAGGTCCTAAATGCCACCACTAACATGGTTAAAAACTGTGGAATAGATGGTGTTAACCTTGATTACTTACGTTATCCTGGAACAGCTTACAAATACACAAACAGCTCGCAGATCATTACCTCTTTCGTTAAGAGTATCTACAATTCAGTAAAATCAATTAATTCATCAGTAGCAGTTTCAGCAGATTTAATGCCTGAAGGGAAAATGAATGCATATTACTATGGACAGAATTACACTCAACTTGCAAAATATCTTGATTTCATGGTTCCGCTGGTTTATAAGGGTAATTTCGGATACAACAGTTCAAAAGGCACCAGCAGCAGTGGTAAAAATGGTACCAACTGGATAGGCAGTTCTATAGCATATATAGTCAGCCAGTCCAATGGAACTCCAGTTGTAGCTGGCCTTCAAGCTTATCGTTCAGCAAACAACCAAACTGCAATACCTTTAAATGAATTACAAAACGATATAGACTCAGCTGTAAAAAATGGCGCATCTGGATATGCATTATTCAGATACGGTAAGATAACAGAAGCTTTCTTCAAAAATTCGACTTCAATTACATTCACTTCAGAGCAGATTCAAAATGCTGCAGCAGGTCTCAGAGCATATATCGAGACTAACAGCAAACTTCCAGCTTATGTGACAATTGGTACAACCCAAGTTTCGATTGAAGACCTATTGAACTTGATGGTTACAAACGTCTTACAGCTAAATAGTGGAAATAAAACGCCTTTAACATTTAAAAACATAAGTTCGCCAGGTAATCCAACAGGTGACCTTGTAACAGGGTCAATAACAAAAACAGAATATCTAAACATCACACAGAGAATTAAATCATTTATAGATGCAAACAATGCTGCACCAAACTATGCATCAAGTTCCCTTGGAAATATTCAGTATGAATCACTTGTTTACATGTACTCGAAGATACTGGATTTCTACAGTATCACCAACGGACTGCCAAATTATGTTTCAGTAAAGGCATGGACAGCCCTTACTCCAGTTATAGAAGCAAGACCCGTGTATATAACCAGTGATAATATCATAAACACAGTAGCTGATACTAACCGGACAAATACAATCGTCAATGCTTTAGAGGCATTAGGATTAACTGCAGTAAACTGGGGATTAGGCCCAAACAGCCATTACAGCGTGCTTCAAAACAGCACAGTCCCTGCAAATGCACTAATAGTAGATATATACGGCGGAGCATGTGCAGGTACCATATACGAAATGGGACAGGACTATTATAAAAAATTAGTTGGAGCTAAAAAAGTATTCAGTGTCTGGTTGGCCCCATACTCTACAGACATAACTAATTTAGCATGGCTGCCCAGGTCAAAAGACGATGATTTCGACCCTCCAAGCTTTACAGGGCTAGCAAATCCAGATCAGTATTTAGCAAGTAATGGCTATGAATACATCTATTCAGGAGATTTAAGTGCCATAATAAACCGAATATACCAGGAAGCAACAGAACCTATTGAGTAA
- a CDS encoding MATE family efflux transporter, which translates to MNLDKSQKDDNINKRISLITGNPKKAIRSLAMPMIISMLLMMAYNLADSIWVAGLGSNALAALGFITPVFMIIVGIGNGLGAGATSLIARCIGAENKKGADNAAIHSLIMTLIVAAVLTIAILISLPEILTVMGAGESLSLAVQYGQIVFGGLIFLILSSVASGILRAEGDVKRATYAMAATAILNIILDPIFIYSRGMGVAGAAWATVISSSVSSALIIYWLVLKRDTYVSLSMEDFKTNFRVIKDILGVGMPASAEFLIMSILGIILNIILVTTGGTDAVAVYTAGWRVVNIAMIPAIGIGTAAITVAGAAYGAKKYGNVSTALNYSVKLGISIAAVTSIITYVFAPNISGIFAYSSQSAFLAPSIASFLQVMCLFYIIVPLGITASSIFQAMGKGTTSLILTIIREVAFISVFAYLFAFVLGIGSQGVWWGIVVGGACGCILAYIWAHTYVNRLKRNYNGEKSTDRRFKLETKTKTPRVPQKE; encoded by the coding sequence ATGAACTTAGATAAATCTCAAAAAGATGATAACATAAATAAACGTATCTCTTTAATTACTGGAAATCCAAAAAAAGCAATCCGCAGCCTGGCCATGCCAATGATAATATCCATGTTACTTATGATGGCATATAACCTGGCCGACAGTATATGGGTTGCAGGGCTTGGCTCAAATGCACTTGCTGCATTAGGTTTCATTACACCCGTGTTCATGATCATTGTAGGTATAGGCAATGGTCTGGGGGCAGGTGCAACATCATTAATTGCAAGATGCATAGGTGCAGAGAATAAAAAAGGTGCTGACAATGCGGCCATACACTCTTTAATCATGACACTCATAGTTGCCGCTGTTTTAACCATAGCCATACTGATCTCTCTTCCAGAGATTCTTACAGTTATGGGGGCTGGTGAATCCCTTAGCCTTGCAGTCCAGTACGGGCAAATAGTATTTGGAGGGCTAATATTTTTAATCCTTTCAAGTGTTGCTTCAGGTATCCTGAGGGCTGAAGGAGATGTTAAAAGAGCAACATATGCAATGGCTGCAACCGCAATCCTGAATATAATTTTAGATCCAATATTCATTTACTCCCGTGGAATGGGAGTTGCAGGGGCTGCATGGGCAACAGTAATATCTTCGAGTGTCTCATCGGCGCTAATAATTTACTGGCTTGTCCTGAAACGCGACACTTATGTATCTTTGTCCATGGAGGACTTCAAAACAAATTTCAGAGTCATAAAAGATATTTTAGGGGTTGGAATGCCTGCAAGTGCTGAGTTCCTTATAATGTCCATTCTCGGTATAATTTTAAACATTATACTAGTCACAACTGGAGGAACAGATGCAGTCGCAGTGTACACTGCAGGCTGGAGAGTAGTGAACATTGCTATGATACCCGCCATAGGAATAGGTACTGCAGCAATAACAGTTGCCGGTGCTGCATATGGAGCTAAAAAATATGGAAATGTTTCTACTGCACTTAATTACTCTGTAAAATTAGGTATTTCCATTGCAGCAGTTACCAGCATAATTACATATGTATTTGCACCAAATATTTCAGGTATTTTCGCATATTCATCCCAGAGTGCATTCCTTGCGCCATCAATAGCCTCTTTCCTGCAGGTAATGTGTCTGTTCTACATCATAGTCCCTCTCGGGATTACCGCAAGCTCAATATTCCAGGCCATGGGAAAAGGGACAACTTCATTAATCCTGACCATAATTAGAGAAGTCGCATTTATTTCTGTATTTGCGTACTTATTCGCTTTCGTCCTTGGTATTGGATCGCAGGGCGTATGGTGGGGAATTGTAGTTGGAGGAGCATGCGGATGTATACTGGCTTACATATGGGCACACACATATGTAAACAGGCTTAAAAGGAACTACAACGGGGAAAAATCCACAGATAGAAGATTTAAACTGGAAACCAAAACAAAAACACCTCGAGTTCCTCAAAAGGAGTAA
- a CDS encoding DUF2769 domain-containing protein: MEIEFNVENIEKCRCLECKVQKSQCVHDKAILLQEGALGSSLIEPKEFPALHCASGIEHCPDLDRKEECLCRNCPIYAENDLETGTPTLYFCLDGSSTSCCLGGENFDEERVAETLRHYYRRTD; this comes from the coding sequence ATGGAAATCGAATTTAATGTGGAAAATATTGAAAAATGCCGCTGTCTTGAGTGTAAAGTACAAAAAAGCCAGTGTGTACATGATAAAGCGATACTTCTTCAAGAGGGGGCGCTGGGTTCTTCGCTGATTGAACCTAAAGAGTTTCCTGCGCTGCATTGTGCCTCAGGAATAGAACATTGCCCTGATCTGGACCGGAAAGAAGAATGTTTATGTAGAAACTGCCCTATTTATGCAGAAAACGATCTGGAAACAGGAACTCCTACGCTTTACTTTTGCCTGGACGGATCATCAACTTCCTGCTGTTTGGGTGGGGAAAATTTTGATGAAGAAAGGGTTGCAGAGACTCTGAGGCACTATTACCGACGTACTGATTGA
- a CDS encoding AAA family ATPase: protein MNIENIGIIGYFYEFLHLEDMVNGMNPFRKRTGIFPSYFTGRKDELNELREIYESTRAGAAGHILIYGPKGIGKTCLLIKFEERLNNVEGVYTVRVPLVEGDFNDIYTLIIDKCADALKISEGRFWDSITSLGVNIPLAGGFTVSREIPATSPSVALEKILKTIYLELKGENPVLILLFDDLQRIISDNGTSKVLSILQNALVELNLKGMNIMFVATGAHDIFSQIQDHLDSAVRIFEPYELKHLSKEELKEAIVIPAENEGIEFDESVIDLIYELSEGIPYYMQVIAYNCFMGAVNGRVKTSEFKVSFKRSLNLLAQREFRGMYEKATPEERKILGLMAESDKEVLSYKEIKKGLNLKSEPSFWLKTMLDKNLIIKKERGKYHLRDKIFKEYLRALKPYNENGTY, encoded by the coding sequence GTGAACATAGAAAACATAGGGATCATAGGTTATTTCTATGAATTTTTACATTTGGAAGATATGGTGAACGGTATGAATCCATTTAGAAAGAGAACAGGTATTTTCCCTTCTTATTTCACAGGTAGAAAGGATGAACTTAATGAGTTAAGGGAAATTTATGAATCTACGAGGGCTGGAGCTGCAGGACATATTCTTATTTACGGCCCTAAAGGTATTGGAAAAACCTGTTTATTAATCAAGTTTGAAGAACGGTTAAATAACGTGGAGGGAGTATATACGGTGCGTGTTCCTCTTGTTGAAGGGGATTTTAATGATATTTACACTTTGATTATTGATAAGTGTGCTGATGCACTTAAAATCAGTGAGGGGCGCTTTTGGGATAGTATCACTTCACTTGGAGTTAACATTCCCCTTGCGGGAGGATTTACAGTTTCAAGGGAGATACCAGCTACAAGTCCTTCTGTAGCCCTTGAAAAAATTTTGAAGACAATTTACCTTGAATTAAAAGGAGAAAATCCTGTATTAATTCTCCTATTCGATGATCTCCAGAGAATAATTTCAGACAATGGTACGAGCAAAGTTTTAAGTATACTGCAGAATGCACTGGTGGAACTCAACCTTAAAGGTATGAACATAATGTTCGTTGCAACAGGGGCTCATGATATATTTTCACAGATACAGGATCACCTGGATTCTGCTGTAAGGATATTCGAGCCGTATGAACTCAAGCATTTGTCTAAAGAAGAATTAAAGGAGGCTATTGTTATACCTGCAGAAAATGAAGGCATAGAATTCGATGAAAGCGTTATAGATTTAATTTATGAATTGTCTGAAGGAATTCCCTATTACATGCAGGTTATAGCATACAACTGTTTTATGGGTGCTGTAAATGGCAGAGTTAAAACTAGCGAATTCAAAGTCTCTTTTAAAAGGTCATTGAATCTGCTGGCCCAAAGAGAGTTTAGGGGAATGTATGAAAAGGCAACCCCTGAAGAGAGAAAGATCCTTGGATTAATGGCAGAAAGTGATAAAGAAGTTTTATCCTACAAAGAAATTAAAAAAGGCTTAAATTTAAAATCTGAACCTTCATTCTGGTTAAAAACAATGCTGGACAAAAATCTCATAATAAAAAAGGAGAGGGGTAAGTACCACCTTAGGGATAAAATATTTAAAGAATATCTAAGGGCTTTAAAACCGTACAATGAAAATGGAACATATTAG
- a CDS encoding MFS transporter → MNKSNYGWSILIFVSLALFIIGLDATFMNVAMTYLVKDLNTTLANIQSIIAIYALVMGCFVLFGGKLQDVIGRKKTFVAGAIIYGIGALIAALSTNALMLLVGWSIIEGFGAALMLPATSSIITAHYTGSKRAFAMGFSSTLYIAATAIGPLLGGYLTTFYSWRWGFALETIFVVAILVLSYDIAESEITLKWSDLNLRGAFLASSGILLFIVGVLQLNNPATWVNNYGTIINLLGFAFAMSMIMIGVIFLVIFFYYQRRLIKQGKKPFMDVRILKNRSFTFGNLSRLIMALILAGLFYIIPIYVQTRWGVNALVTGLILLPASIGSAIFAVSVGKLTKRIKAHYLVFIGFAVSIIAILMLYHSFMYPASLDMMDLIPGLFILGMGLGLATPNITNIILSSVDDKQLGEASGIHNTFINVGSSIGTVAIGLIFFMALYFNVAATLPVEYSVYQNQQALNHDIYSWVGKTLSPDMSTIMDDPKLFALTFNSDSRGMQAAILASAILLFIGLILSLFIKPPPDITEKERIEK, encoded by the coding sequence TTGAACAAGTCGAATTATGGATGGTCAATTTTAATTTTTGTTTCTTTAGCATTATTTATCATAGGTTTAGATGCTACATTTATGAACGTGGCAATGACATATCTTGTAAAAGATTTGAATACAACTCTTGCTAATATACAGTCCATAATAGCCATTTATGCTCTTGTAATGGGATGCTTTGTGCTATTTGGAGGTAAATTGCAGGATGTCATCGGTAGAAAGAAGACTTTTGTAGCTGGAGCTATTATCTATGGCATTGGGGCATTAATTGCAGCCTTAAGTACAAATGCACTCATGCTGCTGGTGGGCTGGTCTATAATAGAAGGTTTTGGTGCGGCTTTAATGCTGCCTGCAACATCATCCATAATCACAGCTCATTACACTGGGTCTAAACGAGCATTTGCAATGGGATTTTCATCTACATTATATATAGCGGCGACAGCAATAGGGCCCTTATTGGGAGGTTACCTTACAACATTCTATTCGTGGAGGTGGGGCTTCGCTTTAGAGACTATATTTGTGGTGGCCATACTTGTATTATCATATGACATTGCTGAATCTGAAATAACATTGAAATGGTCTGATTTAAATCTCAGGGGTGCCTTTCTTGCATCATCTGGAATTTTATTGTTTATAGTTGGTGTACTTCAGTTAAACAACCCTGCTACATGGGTTAATAACTATGGGACCATTATAAATCTGCTTGGTTTTGCATTTGCCATGTCAATGATCATGATTGGTGTTATATTTTTAGTTATCTTCTTTTATTACCAAAGAAGACTAATTAAACAGGGTAAAAAACCATTTATGGATGTGCGTATCTTAAAAAACCGCTCATTTACCTTTGGTAACTTATCCCGATTGATCATGGCTTTAATTTTAGCAGGATTATTTTATATTATACCAATATATGTGCAGACGAGGTGGGGAGTCAATGCTTTAGTAACTGGTTTAATTCTGTTACCGGCCTCTATTGGAAGCGCAATATTTGCAGTAAGTGTGGGTAAACTTACAAAGCGCATTAAAGCTCATTATTTGGTATTTATAGGCTTTGCAGTGTCTATAATTGCCATTTTGATGCTATATCATTCATTCATGTATCCTGCAAGTTTGGATATGATGGACCTTATCCCGGGCTTATTTATACTGGGAATGGGTTTAGGGCTAGCTACTCCTAACATTACCAATATTATTCTTTCCAGTGTAGATGATAAACAGCTTGGAGAGGCTTCAGGAATACATAACACTTTCATAAATGTTGGATCTTCAATTGGGACCGTTGCCATTGGATTAATTTTCTTTATGGCATTGTACTTTAACGTTGCAGCGACACTTCCTGTTGAATATTCTGTATATCAAAATCAGCAGGCTTTAAATCATGATATTTATTCATGGGTGGGAAAAACTTTAAGTCCAGATATGTCGACTATTATGGATGACCCTAAACTTTTTGCCCTTACATTTAATTCGGACAGTCGTGGAATGCAGGCTGCCATTTTAGCTTCTGCTATCCTCCTGTTTATTGGACTTATCCTCTCTTTATTTATTAAACCGCCTCCGGACATTACAGAAAAAGAAAGGATTGAAAAGTAG